A genome region from Ignisphaera sp. includes the following:
- a CDS encoding phosphate uptake regulator PhoU: MAVYRRRVQRIGKSTYIVSLPNSWAKEIGLEPKMNVVMEVLPDLSLRIYVPYKQERGSISEHVVYVDPSYSDEDIVREIIGGYVAGASTVKLVYKGVKREFIEKAVSVAKEKLMGLEVIDEDATSATLQIVVDPNLSNLNSVMKRMTRLVISMHEDIISYLTEAADKSVLDAVIARDNLVDKLYLLALRQLIAILSDPYEMGRKGLKYYDAIYMTMFLKSVERVGDHAVNISKSLQTLETPPKFISNLYTSAIEVFKNICEAYLVPDKNMAINITKKIEELKQLEEEIRKSYGGELAKQIAVTRILDAISRVIARSIDIAEEVIDIYALKKMDKIQMRTEENEGQE; the protein is encoded by the coding sequence GTGGCTGTTTATAGAAGGCGTGTGCAGAGGATAGGCAAATCAACATATATAGTGTCCTTGCCTAATTCGTGGGCTAAAGAAATTGGTCTCGAACCCAAAATGAATGTTGTTATGGAGGTTCTGCCTGATCTATCCCTAAGGATATATGTTCCTTACAAACAGGAGAGGGGTAGTATATCAGAACATGTTGTTTATGTAGATCCTAGCTACTCTGACGAGGATATCGTTAGAGAGATTATAGGTGGGTATGTTGCTGGAGCTTCAACAGTGAAACTTGTTTATAAGGGTGTTAAGAGGGAGTTTATTGAGAAAGCTGTTTCAGTTGCTAAGGAGAAGTTAATGGGTCTTGAAGTAATAGACGAGGATGCAACCAGTGCAACGCTTCAGATTGTTGTTGATCCGAATCTAAGTAATTTGAATAGTGTTATGAAGAGAATGACAAGGCTTGTGATAAGCATGCACGAAGATATAATATCGTATCTAACCGAAGCAGCAGATAAAAGCGTATTGGATGCTGTTATAGCTCGTGACAACCTCGTTGACAAGCTATATCTACTCGCGCTGAGACAGTTAATAGCCATTCTGAGTGACCCCTATGAAATGGGTAGAAAGGGACTCAAATACTATGACGCCATATACATGACAATGTTTCTTAAAAGTGTTGAAAGAGTGGGAGATCATGCAGTAAACATATCAAAGTCTCTACAAACATTAGAAACGCCACCAAAATTCATATCAAATCTATACACAAGCGCCATAGAGGTATTCAAAAACATATGCGAAGCATATCTAGTACCAGACAAGAATATGGCTATAAACATAACAAAGAAAATAGAAGAGCTGAAGCAGTTAGAAGAAGAGATTAGGAAAAGTTATGGAGGAGAGCTAGCAAAACAAATAGCAGTAACAAGAATATTAGACGCAATATCAAGGGTAATAGCCAGAAGCATAGACATAGCAGAAGAAGTCATAGATATATATGCACTCAAAAAGATGGACAAAATACAAATGAGAACGGAGGAAAATGAAGGGCAGGAATAG
- a CDS encoding ARMT1-like domain-containing protein, translating to MWIDDSYCKLCLIYSRSKDLVELGHGDKLSKLLKRLAKIVDEENSRSKAFANSFEYVKKLTRSRDPYQERKKMLKEIGRRIAQTVEKHLESIGWDIREAIRISAAANIIDTSVLGYENTKSLDEAIWDKPVIEDVFEIPKNEDIYIVLDNAGEAEIDKVLAKALTYNGYKTFIVVRNKAYEIDETDGDFDEKSFNIVSTPGSMSPVVYIDRGLIIAKGIANAEAYAEFGKTKSVHLLRAKCDVIAKRFGVPKNSVLIVSGDKVKSVLGGK from the coding sequence ATGTGGATTGATGATAGTTACTGCAAACTCTGTCTAATTTACTCTAGATCCAAAGACCTTGTAGAGCTTGGCCATGGAGATAAGCTATCAAAGCTTTTAAAGAGGCTTGCAAAGATAGTTGACGAAGAGAATAGCAGGTCAAAGGCCTTCGCAAACTCATTTGAATATGTTAAGAAATTAACTAGATCCAGGGATCCATATCAGGAGAGGAAAAAGATGCTAAAGGAGATTGGAAGGAGAATAGCACAGACAGTTGAAAAACATCTAGAGAGTATTGGGTGGGACATTAGAGAAGCAATTAGGATATCAGCGGCTGCGAACATCATAGACACGAGCGTTCTTGGATATGAAAATACAAAGAGCTTGGATGAAGCTATATGGGATAAGCCAGTAATAGAGGATGTTTTTGAAATTCCAAAGAATGAGGATATATATATTGTTCTAGACAATGCAGGTGAGGCAGAGATAGACAAGGTTTTAGCAAAGGCACTTACATACAATGGCTACAAAACATTCATAGTTGTCAGAAACAAGGCATACGAAATAGATGAAACGGATGGCGACTTTGATGAAAAAAGCTTTAACATTGTATCAACCCCTGGTAGCATGTCTCCTGTGGTATATATAGACAGGGGCCTCATAATAGCCAAGGGGATAGCAAATGCAGAAGCCTATGCAGAATTCGGAAAGACAAAATCTGTCCATCTTCTAAGAGCAAAATGTGATGTGATAGCAAAGAGATTTGGTGTACCAAAAAACTCTGTGCTTATAGTTTCTGGGGATAAGGTAAAGAGTGTTTTAGGAGGGAAATAG
- a CDS encoding alanine--glyoxylate aminotransferase family protein: MKYLTPGPVQIPRQVIDAIAKQPQFHRTEEFREVFKRVIEKLSTVYKTTPVVIPGTGTLAVDVMVYNYINPGEKVVAITNGEFGDRLIESIESRGGVVHKIEWEYGDVPPPDIVEDTVRKVGDVKAIAVVHNETSTGTTNRFIEKYQDVADSYGAVLLVDSVSLYPVEVFKREIDVIATASQKAFISPPGAAILYIAKKPRAKASVPPSMSLEKFLQSLKKWETPYTPPINVIYGLDAALDYILGMSVDKYREMHKERAEYLYNSIRLKPVAREGLRSYTVTAFYSTRARDIIAELKKSGYVIAGGMGKLRDNTIRIGVMGDITMEDLGKVVEIVNRYVD; the protein is encoded by the coding sequence TTGAAATATCTAACACCAGGGCCTGTTCAAATACCTAGACAAGTTATCGACGCCATAGCGAAACAGCCACAGTTTCACAGAACAGAGGAGTTTAGAGAGGTGTTCAAGAGGGTTATTGAAAAGCTTTCAACTGTGTATAAAACAACGCCTGTGGTAATACCGGGAACAGGAACCCTTGCTGTTGATGTAATGGTCTACAACTATATTAATCCAGGGGAGAAGGTAGTTGCAATAACAAATGGGGAGTTCGGAGACAGACTTATAGAATCTATAGAGTCTAGAGGTGGAGTTGTACACAAAATAGAGTGGGAATACGGTGACGTTCCTCCACCAGACATCGTTGAAGATACTGTTAGAAAGGTTGGTGATGTAAAGGCGATTGCTGTTGTTCACAACGAGACTAGTACAGGAACCACAAATAGATTTATTGAGAAATATCAAGATGTCGCAGATTCTTATGGTGCTGTACTCCTTGTTGACAGTGTTTCCCTCTACCCTGTAGAGGTATTTAAAAGGGAGATAGATGTTATTGCGACAGCATCACAAAAAGCATTCATATCACCTCCAGGGGCGGCTATACTGTACATAGCTAAGAAGCCAAGAGCAAAAGCCTCTGTACCACCTTCAATGAGCTTAGAAAAGTTCCTTCAAAGCCTTAAGAAGTGGGAAACACCATATACGCCACCAATAAATGTTATATATGGTCTCGATGCAGCACTTGACTATATTCTTGGTATGAGTGTTGATAAGTACCGCGAGATGCACAAAGAAAGAGCTGAATATCTATATAATAGCATTAGACTAAAGCCTGTTGCAAGAGAAGGTCTAAGAAGCTACACGGTAACAGCTTTCTACAGCACCAGAGCTAGAGACATTATAGCAGAGCTGAAGAAAAGTGGATATGTGATAGCAGGTGGAATGGGCAAGCTAAGGGATAACACTATTAGGATAGGCGTGATGGGGGATATAACAATGGAGGATCTTGGAAAAGTTGTTGAGATAGTGAATAGATATGTGGATTGA
- a CDS encoding 2-isopropylmalate synthase, translating to MELDGNMKFFRDLYPFDSVPRLVVTDVELRENLSKIFLTDTTLRDGQQGWRVFTVEECEEIYEILADIGGRGGIESTEVFLYTEKDREAAKRLLSYGYRYPKIIGWIRATHSDLQLVIDAKLDETVMLMSISDYHIKYKFNATREEAFRKYLEVAEKALSHGITIRASLEDITRADIFGAVIPFVKRLLELSEKYKTPVKIKLPDTLGLGLPFPEVPLPRGIPAIIQAIRRTTSIPQEYIEFHGHNDFGLVVANHLAAWMYGAAAGNCTLLGIGERAGNCPLEIMAIHYASIRGDSRINLKALSKLPELFERMGLKIIEHYPIVGRNAFRTKAGIHADGLLKNPEVYLPFDPVKVLGLPYSVAITPYSGRSAVVIWLRNYLGYNHISKDDPRVVAIYNEIVELFNKTNRVEPLSDSEMLEIVKKHFPEVETKTL from the coding sequence ATGGAATTAGATGGGAATATGAAGTTTTTCAGAGATCTCTATCCATTTGATAGTGTACCAAGGCTCGTTGTTACAGATGTTGAGCTTAGGGAGAATTTAAGTAAGATTTTTCTTACTGACACTACACTTAGAGATGGTCAGCAAGGTTGGAGGGTTTTTACTGTTGAAGAATGTGAGGAGATTTACGAAATTTTAGCTGATATTGGTGGTAGGGGAGGTATTGAAAGCACAGAAGTGTTTCTTTATACAGAAAAAGATAGAGAGGCTGCGAAAAGACTTTTATCCTATGGATATAGATATCCGAAGATAATTGGCTGGATAAGAGCTACACATTCGGATCTCCAGCTTGTTATAGATGCAAAACTCGACGAGACTGTCATGCTCATGTCCATATCTGATTACCACATAAAATACAAGTTTAATGCAACAAGAGAAGAGGCTTTTAGGAAATATCTAGAGGTAGCCGAAAAAGCTCTTAGCCATGGAATAACCATTAGAGCATCGCTAGAGGATATAACAAGAGCCGATATTTTCGGAGCTGTAATACCCTTTGTGAAGAGGCTTCTCGAGTTAAGCGAGAAGTACAAAACGCCCGTTAAGATAAAACTCCCAGATACCCTGGGGCTTGGACTACCATTTCCAGAGGTGCCACTTCCAAGAGGGATACCAGCAATTATACAAGCAATTAGGAGAACCACTAGCATTCCACAGGAGTATATAGAGTTCCATGGGCACAACGATTTCGGGCTTGTTGTAGCCAATCACCTTGCTGCATGGATGTATGGTGCAGCAGCTGGCAACTGTACCCTTCTAGGCATTGGCGAAAGAGCTGGCAACTGCCCACTAGAGATTATGGCTATTCACTATGCTTCTATAAGAGGCGACAGCAGAATAAACTTGAAGGCACTGTCAAAGCTACCTGAACTCTTTGAGAGAATGGGTCTCAAAATAATTGAGCACTATCCAATTGTTGGTAGAAATGCCTTTAGAACAAAAGCAGGTATACATGCCGACGGCCTTCTAAAGAATCCCGAGGTTTACTTGCCATTCGATCCAGTAAAGGTTCTGGGACTACCATACTCTGTTGCGATAACCCCATACTCTGGAAGATCGGCTGTCGTAATCTGGCTTAGGAACTATCTAGGCTATAACCACATATCGAAAGATGACCCAAGGGTTGTTGCAATATACAATGAAATTGTAGAACTATTCAATAAGACCAATAGAGTTGAGCCACTATCAGATAGTGAGATGCTTGAAATTGTGAAGAAGCATTTCCCCGAGGTCGAGACAAAGACATTGTAA
- a CDS encoding 3-isopropylmalate dehydratase large subunit: MGLIDRIVSKAIGRNVSPGEIVVINIDAVYAQDGTAPLVIDVVEKELELKRRVAVERAFFFIDHSSPAPHVAAATVHKEMRRFAKEYGVKLFDVGYGISHQVVVEDGLVRPGMVVVGADSHTPTIGAIGVYATGVGSTDAAIAMMFGMLWLKVPETTKVVLTGTMPKGVMSKDIALHIIGSIGTDGMLGRAVEFRGDTLKYLSVDSRMTLTNMCTEMSAESAIMPVDEVARKWLNERGYTIYRDVDWEKEDGYVDELIVEVSKLEPVVAAPPDVDNVKGVGEVSNVEVDQVFIGSCTNGRLEDIEIAARILHGRKVKDGVRCIVSPASRKVYMEALKRGYIDILASAGCTIAPPTCGPCVGAHMGLLAAGEVAVATTNRNFPGRMGHRDSKVYLSSPAVAAATAIEGRIADPRKYLS, from the coding sequence ATGGGCTTGATAGATAGGATAGTGTCTAAAGCGATTGGCAGAAATGTTTCACCAGGAGAGATTGTTGTTATAAATATTGATGCTGTCTATGCGCAAGACGGTACAGCACCACTTGTAATAGATGTTGTTGAAAAAGAGCTTGAATTAAAGAGGAGGGTTGCTGTAGAAAGAGCGTTTTTCTTCATCGACCACTCTTCCCCAGCCCCGCATGTTGCTGCTGCTACTGTTCATAAGGAGATGAGGAGATTTGCAAAAGAGTATGGAGTGAAACTATTCGATGTTGGCTATGGTATTAGCCACCAAGTTGTTGTTGAGGACGGTCTTGTTAGACCCGGCATGGTTGTCGTTGGAGCTGATAGTCATACACCGACAATTGGTGCCATAGGTGTTTATGCCACTGGGGTTGGAAGTACTGATGCAGCTATTGCCATGATGTTTGGGATGCTGTGGCTTAAGGTGCCTGAAACGACTAAGGTTGTTTTAACAGGGACTATGCCGAAAGGTGTTATGAGCAAGGATATAGCGCTTCACATAATAGGTAGTATAGGTACTGACGGTATGCTTGGTAGAGCTGTTGAGTTTAGAGGTGATACACTGAAGTATCTAAGTGTAGACTCTAGAATGACGTTAACAAATATGTGCACAGAGATGAGCGCTGAGTCGGCTATTATGCCAGTTGATGAGGTTGCTAGGAAGTGGCTAAATGAAAGAGGGTATACCATTTACAGAGATGTTGATTGGGAAAAAGAAGATGGCTATGTTGATGAGCTTATTGTTGAAGTCTCTAAATTGGAGCCTGTGGTAGCTGCTCCACCGGATGTTGACAATGTTAAAGGTGTTGGTGAAGTAAGCAACGTAGAGGTTGACCAGGTTTTCATAGGCTCGTGTACAAATGGCAGGTTGGAGGACATAGAGATAGCTGCACGAATATTGCATGGGAGAAAGGTAAAAGATGGTGTAAGATGTATAGTATCACCAGCTTCTAGAAAGGTCTATATGGAGGCTCTGAAAAGAGGCTATATAGACATTCTTGCTAGTGCAGGATGCACTATAGCACCCCCAACATGCGGACCATGTGTAGGTGCTCACATGGGTCTTTTAGCAGCTGGCGAAGTTGCTGTGGCAACAACAAACAGAAACTTCCCGGGTAGAATGGGACATAGAGATAGCAAGGTGTACCTCTCATCACCCGCTGTAGCCGCTGCTACAGCTATAGAGGGTAGAATAGCTGATCCCAGGAAATACCTTTCTTAG
- a CDS encoding 3-isopropylmalate dehydratase, translated as MIVRGKCWKLGDNISTDHIISGKYKFEAINDMNKMAVHVLEDVIPGFYKLVSKGDIIVGGRNFGKGSSREQAPRLLKLVGVGAIVAKSFAHIFYRNAINIGLPVIVAKIIPDVSETGDVVEVDISNGIVRNITKGVEERFTPFPKEILDILEVGGVVEYIKRYGGLPWSRGTR; from the coding sequence GTGATTGTCCGTGGAAAGTGTTGGAAGCTTGGAGACAATATAAGTACAGACCATATAATATCTGGGAAATACAAATTCGAAGCCATAAATGATATGAATAAGATGGCTGTTCACGTACTTGAAGACGTTATACCTGGATTCTACAAACTGGTTTCAAAAGGCGATATAATTGTTGGTGGCAGAAACTTTGGGAAAGGCTCTAGCAGAGAGCAGGCACCAAGACTACTAAAGCTTGTTGGAGTTGGAGCTATTGTTGCTAAGAGCTTTGCACACATATTCTACAGAAATGCTATAAACATTGGGCTGCCGGTGATTGTTGCAAAGATCATTCCAGATGTTAGCGAGACAGGAGATGTGGTAGAGGTTGATATATCAAATGGCATTGTAAGGAACATTACAAAAGGCGTTGAAGAGAGGTTTACCCCCTTCCCCAAGGAAATTCTTGACATTCTTGAGGTTGGCGGAGTTGTAGAATACATCAAGAGATATGGTGGACTTCCATGGTCAAGAGGTACAAGATAG
- a CDS encoding isocitrate/isopropylmalate dehydrogenase family protein: MVKRYKIGVLKGDGIGPEIVDAALHVLNALGIDAEFVELRAGYEYYKRFGKPLEEGFFDVAKKMDAILKGPLYTPPHEKEFKSINILIRKELDLYANVRPFKSFKGFSLKDFNFVIVRENSEDVYVGIEGLFKGTAISLRIITYEGAKRIAEYAFSYAKKNGFKKVTVVHKANVLKISDGLFRDVFFEVAKRYPDITAEEIIVDTAAYTIVRNPERLGVMVTPNLYGDILSDLAAAMVGSLGLCGSAQIGSDIAVFEPVHGTAPDIAGKGIANPIGEIEAAKLMLYYLYEKFDDADLHVKAKNLDKAIHTVVEDLKILTPDLGGTYKTVDVVNALVKVLNSEIHS, translated from the coding sequence ATGGTCAAGAGGTACAAGATAGGGGTTTTGAAGGGAGATGGTATAGGGCCAGAAATAGTTGATGCCGCACTTCATGTGTTGAATGCCCTTGGAATAGATGCTGAATTTGTTGAGCTGAGGGCTGGATACGAATACTACAAGCGTTTTGGAAAGCCACTAGAGGAGGGCTTTTTTGACGTTGCCAAGAAGATGGATGCCATCTTGAAGGGTCCTCTCTATACACCCCCACATGAAAAAGAGTTCAAAAGCATCAATATTTTGATTAGAAAAGAACTTGACTTGTATGCCAATGTGAGACCTTTTAAGAGCTTCAAGGGCTTTTCACTAAAGGATTTCAACTTTGTTATAGTTAGAGAGAATAGCGAGGATGTCTATGTAGGTATCGAGGGGCTATTTAAAGGAACGGCCATATCTCTTAGGATCATTACCTATGAAGGTGCTAAAAGGATAGCAGAATATGCATTTAGCTATGCTAAGAAAAACGGGTTTAAAAAAGTCACAGTTGTTCACAAAGCCAATGTTTTGAAGATATCCGATGGACTCTTCAGAGATGTTTTCTTTGAAGTAGCTAAGAGATATCCTGATATAACTGCAGAAGAGATTATTGTTGATACAGCTGCTTACACAATTGTTAGAAACCCCGAACGATTAGGGGTTATGGTTACACCAAATCTATATGGAGATATCCTATCTGATCTTGCCGCAGCTATGGTTGGTAGCCTTGGACTATGCGGCTCTGCACAAATAGGCAGTGACATAGCTGTTTTTGAGCCTGTTCATGGGACAGCCCCCGATATAGCTGGAAAGGGTATAGCCAACCCCATTGGAGAGATAGAGGCTGCTAAGTTGATGCTCTACTACCTATATGAAAAATTCGATGATGCTGATCTCCATGTAAAGGCAAAAAACTTGGATAAGGCTATACATACCGTGGTGGAAGATCTAAAAATTTTGACACCAGATCTAGGGGGAACCTACAAAACAGTTGATGTTGTTAATGCTCTTGTGAAGGTTCTAAACTCTGAAATACATTCATAG
- the thrC gene encoding threonine synthase, whose product MPAKTSFSWDKARRRRFGVWRYRELLPINDDIEPVTMCEGGTPLIRVNRAVNGNVYVKFEGGNPTGSFKDRGMTVGVTIAKHLGVEGVVVASTGNTAASAAAYAARAGLKCVVVLPRGGVARGKLAQSLLHGAKIVEVDGVFDDALEEVFTEAVINGKRDLYPLNSYNPWRLEGQKTIAFEIVDELSEVPEAIVVPVGNAGNISAIWKGFKELFSYGLINKLPKMIGVQAEGAAPLVATWSTRSDSLIEVEKPHTIASAIRIGKPVNWLKALNAVRESGGVFVTVSDNEILEGVKDLARYEGIGVEPASAASLAGYRKVIKMGLIDRDDLAVLIATGHALKDPDTISRYFSYQ is encoded by the coding sequence ATGCCTGCTAAAACAAGTTTTAGCTGGGATAAAGCAAGAAGAAGAAGGTTTGGCGTTTGGAGATATAGAGAGCTACTACCTATAAATGATGATATAGAGCCTGTTACAATGTGCGAAGGTGGCACACCGCTTATCAGAGTTAATAGAGCTGTCAATGGAAATGTGTATGTGAAGTTCGAGGGTGGGAACCCAACTGGGAGCTTTAAGGATAGGGGAATGACAGTTGGTGTGACAATAGCCAAGCATCTAGGTGTTGAGGGTGTTGTTGTTGCAAGCACCGGCAATACTGCTGCTTCAGCAGCGGCTTATGCTGCGAGAGCAGGTCTTAAATGCGTTGTTGTGTTGCCGCGTGGTGGTGTTGCGAGAGGAAAGCTCGCTCAGTCACTTCTACATGGTGCGAAAATTGTCGAGGTTGATGGGGTATTTGATGATGCGTTGGAAGAGGTTTTCACCGAGGCTGTTATAAATGGTAAAAGAGATTTGTATCCGCTAAACTCTTACAATCCATGGAGGCTAGAGGGGCAGAAGACAATAGCTTTTGAGATTGTTGATGAGCTTTCTGAGGTGCCAGAGGCTATTGTTGTTCCTGTTGGTAATGCAGGAAATATATCGGCTATTTGGAAGGGGTTCAAAGAGCTCTTTAGTTATGGACTAATAAATAAGTTACCTAAGATGATTGGGGTACAAGCTGAGGGTGCAGCTCCACTTGTTGCTACGTGGAGCACAAGAAGCGACTCTTTAATTGAAGTTGAAAAACCACATACAATTGCATCTGCCATCAGAATTGGTAAACCGGTCAACTGGTTGAAGGCGCTGAATGCTGTTAGAGAATCTGGTGGGGTATTCGTTACAGTATCCGATAACGAGATTTTGGAGGGTGTAAAGGATTTGGCGCGATACGAAGGCATTGGTGTTGAGCCTGCTAGTGCAGCTTCGCTTGCAGGTTATAGAAAAGTTATTAAAATGGGGCTCATAGATAGGGATGATCTTGCTGTACTTATTGCAACCGGCCATGCGCTTAAAGATCCAGACACAATTTCAAGGTATTTTAGCTATCAGTAA